A single region of the Echinimonas agarilytica genome encodes:
- the ihfB gene encoding integration host factor subunit beta, which translates to MTKSELIERLASKQLQLSAKDVEVAIKELIEQMAGTLESGERIEIRGFGSFSLHYRAPRVGRNPKTGDSVELEGKYVPHFKPGKELRERVNNVG; encoded by the coding sequence ATGACCAAATCTGAACTGATTGAACGCTTGGCCAGCAAGCAGTTGCAGCTGTCAGCGAAAGATGTAGAAGTGGCAATCAAAGAGCTCATTGAGCAAATGGCCGGTACCCTTGAATCCGGAGAACGGATCGAGATTCGTGGTTTTGGCAGTTTCTCTTTGCACTATCGTGCTCCGAGAGTCGGTCGTAATCCGAAAACTGGTGATTCAGTTGAGCTAGAGGGCAAATATGTTCCTCACTTTAAGCCTGGCAAAGAGTTACGTGAACGCGTGAACAATGTTGGCTAA
- a CDS encoding LapA family protein: protein MKLFITCVIIILFVVLGLSFGAQNDTQIEVNYLIAKDTFSFPAVVACVLVAGFLLGWLATASGYFSARMKHGRLLRKYKKLQKQLDSAEQ, encoded by the coding sequence ATGAAATTATTTATAACCTGTGTGATCATTATTCTATTTGTCGTATTGGGCTTAAGCTTTGGTGCTCAAAACGATACGCAAATAGAGGTCAATTATCTCATCGCGAAAGATACATTCTCTTTTCCTGCTGTAGTGGCATGTGTTTTAGTCGCTGGATTTCTTCTTGGCTGGTTAGCAACGGCTTCTGGTTACTTTTCTGCACGGATGAAACATGGACGATTGCTTCGAAAATACAAGAAGCTTCAAAAGCAACTTGATTCGGCTGAACAGTAA
- the lapB gene encoding lipopolysaccharide assembly protein LapB codes for MIELLFLLLPIAAAYGWYMGRRSATQNQRDQKQQLSEQYVAGLNYLLSDQADKAVDLFIDMIEVDNDTIDTHMALGSLFRRRGEVDRAIKIHQNILERSQISQEQYNIAALELARDFTAAGLLDRAEDLYKSIAGTKSHGEQATQELVSIYQQLKDWKQAIFYAERLSIDANTARIIAQFYCELAEESKGVGSDVKVKFLKKALKVDACCVRASIMLGQLHSEQGHWQQAIEHFQHVVEQDIELVTEVIKPLSECYQRLDMEGQFQHFLIHAVEKGAGASAVIVLAELLKKQGLEKDAETLELGQLRRFPSLKGFFHYMEYHVARIVEPEARSSLATLQKLVGQQLSIKPKYRCQSCGFSSNILQWQCPSCKSWGETKPVRGLDGE; via the coding sequence ATGATTGAGCTGTTGTTTCTGCTACTTCCAATTGCCGCTGCTTATGGTTGGTACATGGGGCGGCGCAGTGCAACTCAAAATCAGCGTGATCAGAAACAACAACTGTCTGAGCAATATGTTGCCGGACTGAATTATCTATTATCAGATCAAGCTGACAAAGCAGTTGATCTCTTCATCGACATGATCGAAGTCGATAATGACACCATCGATACACACATGGCGCTCGGCAGCTTGTTTCGTCGACGGGGTGAAGTTGATCGAGCCATCAAAATTCATCAAAACATCCTTGAGCGTAGCCAGATCAGTCAAGAGCAATACAATATTGCCGCACTTGAGCTTGCTCGTGATTTTACCGCTGCGGGTTTGCTCGATAGAGCAGAAGATCTTTATAAATCCATCGCGGGCACTAAGAGTCACGGCGAGCAGGCCACTCAAGAACTTGTTTCAATTTATCAGCAGTTGAAAGATTGGAAGCAAGCCATCTTCTATGCTGAACGCTTATCTATTGATGCGAATACAGCCAGAATAATTGCCCAGTTTTATTGTGAGCTGGCAGAAGAGTCGAAGGGAGTTGGCAGCGACGTTAAAGTTAAGTTTCTTAAAAAAGCGTTGAAGGTCGATGCCTGCTGCGTGCGAGCCAGTATTATGCTTGGCCAATTGCATTCGGAACAGGGGCATTGGCAGCAGGCAATTGAACATTTTCAGCATGTTGTTGAGCAAGATATTGAATTGGTCACTGAGGTGATAAAGCCATTATCAGAATGCTATCAACGCTTAGATATGGAAGGGCAATTTCAACACTTTTTGATTCATGCAGTCGAGAAGGGCGCAGGCGCATCTGCTGTCATTGTGTTGGCTGAACTATTGAAAAAACAAGGCTTAGAAAAAGATGCAGAAACGCTAGAGCTTGGCCAACTCCGACGGTTTCCGTCGCTGAAAGGTTTTTTCCATTATATGGAATACCATGTAGCGCGAATAGTAGAGCCAGAAGCTCGCAGCAGCTTAGCGACACTGCAAAAACTTGTTGGCCAACAATTATCCATTAAACCTAAGTACCGTTGCCAAAGCTGCGGTTTCTCGAGCAATATATTGCAATGGCAATGCCCTTCCTGTAAAAGCTGGGGCGAAACCAAACCCGTCCGTGGTTTAGACGGCGAATAA
- the pyrF gene encoding orotidine-5'-phosphate decarboxylase, translating to MTDSKVIVALDYDDQDRALNFVDSIEPGSCRLKVGKEMFTYFGPSFVRSLVERKFDVFLDLKFHDIPNTVAKAVAASADLGVWMVNVHASGGRGMMEAAKKSLESYGADAPQLIAVTVLTSMSSDDLRDIGWKVEPFEQVRRLASLTQEAGLDGVVCSAREARMLKSRLGKDFVLVTPGIRPIGADAGDQHRIVTPEKAVEDGADYLVIGRPITQAQDPLQVLQQINQSLANI from the coding sequence ATGACAGACTCAAAAGTAATCGTAGCGTTGGATTATGACGACCAAGATCGAGCGCTAAATTTCGTCGATAGTATTGAACCTGGCAGTTGCCGGTTGAAAGTCGGCAAAGAGATGTTTACTTACTTTGGGCCGTCATTTGTTAGAAGTTTGGTTGAGCGTAAATTCGATGTATTTCTCGACTTAAAATTTCACGACATTCCAAATACTGTGGCGAAAGCCGTTGCCGCTTCTGCTGATCTCGGTGTGTGGATGGTCAATGTGCACGCAAGTGGTGGGCGCGGCATGATGGAAGCTGCAAAAAAGTCACTGGAATCTTATGGTGCCGATGCCCCCCAGCTTATTGCTGTGACCGTGCTGACGAGTATGAGCAGCGACGACCTCAGAGACATTGGCTGGAAAGTCGAACCGTTTGAGCAAGTTCGTCGCTTGGCGTCATTAACTCAAGAAGCAGGGCTCGACGGTGTGGTTTGCTCGGCGCGAGAAGCGCGCATGCTCAAAAGCCGTCTAGGTAAAGATTTTGTCTTAGTCACTCCGGGTATCCGCCCGATTGGCGCAGATGCAGGAGATCAACACCGTATTGTGACGCCGGAAAAAGCGGTTGAAGATGGTGCAGATTACTTAGTGATTGGGCGTCCGATTACTCAAGCTCAAGATCCTTTACAGGTGCTTCAACAGATTAATCAATCGTTAGCAAACATTTAG
- the rrtA gene encoding rhombosortase, protein MVIHRLVHWLPILLIPLVSTTLLMCWPQSIDSALAYQSDRPLVSQLWVLLSAPLLHTNLYHLIMNLAAYVFLCAFNEGSLKGWRIVAVTLLMGAVSTAYFACLNDSLTSLVGLSGALHGCMVYLAIREFRSAPLIMSTLLVGICIKIGWELFNGGSAVSAHLIDATVAVQAHVGGALGGLITALCVGYVKRSDNHVLPEQ, encoded by the coding sequence ATGGTAATTCATCGTTTGGTGCATTGGCTCCCCATCTTGCTCATACCTTTGGTTTCAACCACTCTACTGATGTGTTGGCCTCAAAGTATTGACAGTGCTCTGGCGTATCAATCCGATCGACCATTAGTCTCTCAATTATGGGTGCTGCTCTCTGCGCCATTGTTACATACAAACTTGTATCACCTCATCATGAACTTAGCCGCCTATGTTTTTTTGTGCGCGTTCAATGAAGGAAGTTTAAAAGGCTGGCGCATTGTTGCAGTCACATTGCTTATGGGGGCAGTCTCTACGGCCTACTTTGCATGCTTAAATGATAGCCTAACCAGCCTTGTAGGTCTGTCTGGAGCGCTACACGGGTGTATGGTCTATTTAGCGATACGAGAATTTCGTTCAGCGCCATTAATTATGAGTACGTTATTGGTGGGAATTTGTATCAAGATAGGTTGGGAATTATTCAACGGAGGAAGCGCTGTGTCAGCGCATCTAATTGATGCGACTGTAGCAGTACAAGCCCACGTTGGAGGGGCATTAGGTGGGCTTATTACTGCGCTATGTGTCGGGTATGTAAAACGCTCAGACAATCACGTATTGCCCGAGCAGTGA
- a CDS encoding tRNA-uridine aminocarboxypropyltransferase, whose amino-acid sequence MKLNKRLNCSQCLRPQTLCHCHLIERISSDLPIVILQHPDEQNHPFNTARIVRDSIIQSTLLTGTQWSLSEGALSEAMPKRAWPFLLYTGEPIVSVSGIKSEINEHGGTPVAIILDGTWRNTREILLSSPQLQSVPRVALLLPKTSTYAIRKSNVQGGLATIEAAYHLLTQWHENEQYQGLLTPFEYMVAQQRQFVPS is encoded by the coding sequence GTGAAATTGAATAAGCGTCTGAATTGCAGCCAATGTTTGCGCCCTCAAACATTGTGCCACTGTCATCTAATCGAGCGTATCTCAAGCGATCTTCCGATAGTGATACTACAGCACCCTGATGAACAAAATCATCCTTTTAATACTGCTCGCATCGTTCGTGATTCAATTATTCAGTCAACCTTACTCACGGGTACCCAATGGTCGTTGTCAGAAGGGGCTTTGTCTGAGGCAATGCCAAAACGCGCTTGGCCATTTTTGTTGTATACAGGTGAGCCTATTGTTTCGGTATCAGGGATTAAATCTGAAATAAATGAACACGGTGGAACGCCTGTCGCGATTATACTTGACGGCACTTGGCGCAACACCCGCGAAATATTACTGAGCTCTCCACAATTGCAGTCGGTGCCACGAGTCGCGCTCTTATTGCCTAAAACTAGCACATATGCCATTCGAAAGAGTAATGTCCAAGGTGGCTTGGCAACAATAGAAGCAGCTTATCATTTGCTGACTCAATGGCATGAAAATGAGCAATATCAAGGTTTATTAACGCCGTTCGAGTATATGGTTGCGCAGCAAAGGCAATTTGTTCCCAGTTAA
- a CDS encoding FeoA family protein: MTLDRLKPHQKALIRAIQCKQPARGKLMDLGLVPGAAVTYVRSAPYGAGCQIEVKRTQLMLRDDVAKEIEVQLA, translated from the coding sequence ATGACATTAGATCGATTAAAGCCCCATCAAAAAGCTCTTATAAGGGCGATTCAATGCAAGCAACCTGCACGCGGTAAACTGATGGATCTCGGCTTAGTGCCTGGCGCAGCCGTAACCTACGTGCGTTCGGCACCTTACGGTGCTGGATGCCAAATTGAAGTGAAGCGCACGCAATTGATGTTGCGTGATGATGTTGCAAAAGAAATAGAGGTTCAACTCGCATAA
- the feoB gene encoding ferrous iron transport protein B, producing MKSPRIALVGNPNAGKTTLFNGLTGLSQRVGNFPGITVEKKSGKMMQGEYEAEIVDLPGVYSLIPQQQSSADERVTLRYLIENPPDLLINVLDATCIERHFYLTTQLAELNLPFIVVITRADVAAKQGIEIDIEALSARAGAPVVELNATSPNTYLQKIVASLQIATTSNCFPTYASDIEQWLESQTASSRLSRLINLIDQHYRGDAPVAGDVELDIASRRYDLCNEVCQEVLTDPTEQAELVTAKIDRVVLNPWFAMPIFLTAMYLMFMFTIHVGGAFIDFFDIAVGAVVVDGFGLLLESIGSPAIVTALLADGVGAGIQTVSTFIPIIGCLYLFLTVLEQSGYLARAAVVVDRLMHRLGLPGQAFVPMIMGFGCSVPAVMATRTLKNESERVITSAMSHFMSCGARLPVYALFAAAFFPSTGQNIVFLLYIIGILMAVLTGLVLRHSLLLGSSSSFVLELPHYERPKLKAVLLKTWQKLKGFVLGAGKIIVIMVTCIGLLNSLGTDGSLGNQDTEKSLLSQVSKTITPVFHPMGITDDNWQATVGIFTGVFAKEVVVGTLNNLYQTESSEDEEFSLMGRFDEALSSVADNFVAIGEALADPLGIDIGNVADQDEASEAQEVSKSTFVEMQKRFDGAIGAFAYLLFVLMYIPCASATGTIARELGTRWATFIGVWTTALAYCFATGFYQVATWYVGRGGSLTIGVVSLLVPLAIFLALRVTWVQQRLLSRNETSYAP from the coding sequence ATGAAGTCTCCACGTATTGCTCTTGTAGGCAATCCTAATGCGGGTAAAACCACATTATTTAATGGTCTAACTGGCCTCAGTCAACGAGTGGGAAATTTTCCCGGTATTACGGTTGAGAAAAAATCAGGCAAGATGATGCAAGGCGAATATGAAGCCGAAATTGTCGATTTGCCAGGCGTATATTCCCTTATTCCACAACAACAAAGTTCAGCGGATGAGCGTGTCACACTGCGCTACCTGATAGAAAATCCGCCCGATTTGCTGATTAACGTACTAGACGCCACATGCATTGAACGCCACTTTTATCTCACAACGCAACTTGCAGAGTTAAATTTGCCATTTATTGTGGTGATTACGCGGGCTGATGTAGCCGCTAAGCAAGGCATTGAAATCGACATAGAAGCGCTGTCGGCCCGAGCTGGCGCGCCTGTTGTAGAGCTGAACGCAACGTCGCCTAACACCTATTTGCAAAAGATTGTCGCTTCACTTCAGATCGCTACAACTTCTAATTGTTTTCCAACATATGCGAGTGATATTGAGCAATGGCTGGAGTCGCAAACTGCATCGTCACGTCTGTCACGGCTTATCAACTTAATCGATCAACATTATCGAGGCGATGCGCCGGTTGCTGGAGATGTGGAGTTAGATATTGCTAGTCGTCGTTATGATTTGTGCAATGAAGTGTGCCAGGAGGTGCTAACTGACCCCACTGAACAAGCCGAGTTAGTCACCGCGAAAATTGACCGAGTGGTATTGAATCCCTGGTTCGCAATGCCTATTTTTCTCACCGCCATGTACCTCATGTTTATGTTCACGATTCATGTGGGCGGCGCTTTTATCGACTTTTTTGATATCGCTGTGGGCGCGGTTGTGGTGGATGGCTTTGGTTTGCTGCTTGAATCGATTGGGAGCCCTGCAATTGTCACGGCATTGCTTGCCGACGGCGTTGGGGCAGGTATTCAAACGGTCAGTACCTTTATTCCAATTATTGGTTGCTTGTACTTATTCCTAACGGTACTTGAGCAGTCCGGTTATTTAGCACGTGCGGCAGTAGTCGTGGATCGGTTAATGCACCGGTTGGGTCTGCCGGGACAAGCTTTTGTTCCCATGATCATGGGCTTTGGATGTTCCGTACCAGCTGTAATGGCAACAAGAACACTCAAGAATGAGTCAGAACGTGTTATTACCAGTGCTATGTCTCACTTTATGTCGTGTGGCGCGCGTCTGCCGGTTTACGCTTTATTTGCCGCGGCTTTCTTTCCGTCTACTGGACAGAATATAGTATTCCTGTTGTATATCATCGGCATTTTAATGGCAGTATTGACAGGCTTGGTATTACGTCACTCCTTGTTACTCGGAAGTAGTTCAAGTTTCGTGCTAGAACTGCCACATTATGAACGCCCTAAGCTCAAGGCTGTACTACTTAAAACTTGGCAAAAGCTCAAAGGCTTCGTGCTGGGGGCCGGAAAGATCATCGTGATCATGGTGACATGTATTGGCCTGCTCAATTCGTTGGGAACTGACGGTTCGTTAGGTAACCAAGACACCGAAAAATCATTATTGAGCCAAGTGAGCAAAACCATTACCCCAGTGTTTCATCCTATGGGGATTACGGATGACAATTGGCAAGCTACAGTGGGCATTTTCACCGGCGTATTTGCCAAGGAAGTTGTGGTTGGCACGCTGAATAACCTCTATCAAACAGAGTCGTCGGAAGACGAAGAGTTTTCATTGATGGGTCGCTTCGATGAAGCATTGAGTAGCGTTGCCGATAACTTTGTAGCGATTGGTGAAGCTTTGGCAGATCCTCTGGGTATCGACATTGGTAATGTAGCAGATCAAGATGAAGCATCAGAAGCGCAAGAGGTCAGCAAGTCGACTTTTGTTGAGATGCAAAAACGATTCGATGGCGCCATCGGCGCATTTGCTTATTTGCTATTTGTACTGATGTACATTCCATGTGCTAGTGCTACGGGTACCATTGCACGTGAATTAGGCACGCGTTGGGCTACATTTATAGGTGTGTGGACCACAGCGTTGGCGTACTGCTTTGCAACTGGTTTTTATCAAGTGGCGACTTGGTATGTTGGACGCGGTGGTTCATTGACTATTGGTGTTGTTTCTTTGTTAGTACCACTTGCTATCTTTTTAGCATTGCGAGTGACTTGGGTTCAACAACGTTTATTATCACGAAATGAGACATCTTATGCTCCCTAA
- a CDS encoding FeoC-like transcriptional regulator has product MLPKIETLVQQKGPMTLTMIAREMKSSEQAIEGMLRLLVMRGRLKKSSQGACDGGCCATHSGVDLYQWQGEEALPLNVFHQAS; this is encoded by the coding sequence ATGCTCCCTAAGATAGAAACATTGGTGCAGCAAAAGGGGCCCATGACGCTGACCATGATTGCGCGGGAAATGAAATCCAGTGAGCAGGCCATAGAAGGTATGCTCCGTTTACTGGTAATGCGGGGGCGACTTAAAAAGTCGTCTCAAGGCGCCTGTGATGGTGGGTGTTGTGCTACTCATAGTGGCGTTGATTTATACCAATGGCAGGGCGAAGAAGCCCTGCCACTCAATGTGTTTCATCAAGCTTCGTAA
- the queC gene encoding 7-cyano-7-deazaguanine synthase QueC — MGNKVVVIYSGGMDSFTVLNRAIRDGNEVYALTFNYGQRHVKEIEVARNVCEQLGVQHKVIDIREINALLGGSSLTDDIDIPEGHYEEESMKSTVVPNRNMVLLSLAIAYAVSIKANAVHYGAHNGDHAIYPDCRPEFVHKMNEVSLLANYEPVSIVTPYLNSSKIEILTDGLNMGLDYATTWTCYNGREKACGKCGACVERLEAFRENGVSDPIDYEA; from the coding sequence ATGGGTAACAAAGTCGTCGTCATTTATTCAGGTGGAATGGATTCTTTCACCGTTTTAAACCGCGCCATTCGGGATGGCAATGAGGTTTACGCACTCACATTTAACTATGGCCAACGCCATGTGAAAGAAATTGAAGTCGCACGCAACGTCTGCGAGCAACTTGGAGTTCAGCACAAGGTGATTGATATTCGAGAAATTAATGCATTGCTTGGGGGAAGCTCGCTAACCGATGACATTGATATCCCGGAAGGCCATTACGAAGAAGAAAGCATGAAATCCACAGTGGTTCCAAACCGGAATATGGTGCTTTTATCGCTTGCAATTGCGTATGCAGTTTCGATCAAAGCAAACGCAGTTCACTACGGCGCGCACAATGGTGACCATGCAATTTATCCCGATTGCCGTCCCGAGTTTGTACACAAGATGAATGAGGTGTCTTTACTAGCCAACTATGAGCCAGTCTCCATCGTGACCCCGTATTTAAATAGCTCTAAAATCGAGATATTAACAGACGGGTTAAACATGGGACTTGACTACGCCACCACTTGGACTTGCTACAACGGCCGAGAAAAAGCGTGTGGTAAGTGCGGTGCATGTGTAGAACGCCTAGAAGCTTTTAGAGAAAATGGTGTGAGCGATCCAATTGATTACGAAGCTTGA
- the queE gene encoding 7-carboxy-7-deazaguanine synthase QueE yields MKYPVNEVFQTIQGEGVHSGVPSLFVRLQGCPVGCSWCDTKHTWDVLKEDEVDTHVIISKRLDSPQYTQLTGSELIALFQKQNFKASHVVITGGEPCMYDLSELTDTLIEAGYSIQIETSGTYEVLVNDRVWVTVSPKVAMKGGMEVLRAAMQRADEIKHPVARESDIENLDALLAESELDASDVFICLQPISQKARATKLCMDTCIERNWRLSVQTHKYLGIA; encoded by the coding sequence ATGAAGTATCCAGTGAACGAGGTTTTCCAAACGATTCAAGGCGAGGGAGTGCATTCTGGCGTGCCTTCTTTGTTTGTGCGCCTGCAAGGTTGCCCTGTGGGTTGTTCATGGTGCGATACCAAGCACACATGGGATGTGCTCAAAGAAGATGAAGTGGACACCCATGTCATTATTTCCAAACGGTTGGACTCTCCACAATACACTCAATTGACAGGCTCTGAGCTTATCGCTTTGTTTCAAAAACAAAATTTCAAGGCAAGCCATGTGGTGATCACCGGTGGTGAACCCTGTATGTATGATCTGTCTGAATTAACCGATACCCTGATTGAAGCAGGTTATTCAATTCAGATTGAAACCAGCGGTACATATGAAGTTTTAGTCAACGATCGGGTGTGGGTGACTGTTTCGCCAAAAGTTGCCATGAAAGGCGGTATGGAAGTGCTTCGAGCAGCTATGCAACGCGCCGATGAAATTAAACACCCGGTTGCACGCGAGTCCGACATTGAGAATTTAGATGCGCTATTGGCTGAGTCTGAACTTGATGCGTCGGATGTATTTATTTGTTTGCAGCCCATCAGCCAAAAAGCGAGAGCGACCAAGCTCTGCATGGACACTTGTATTGAGCGAAACTGGCGATTATCGGTTCAAACTCATAAATATTTGGGGATAGCTTAG